In a single window of the Streptococcus ilei genome:
- the trpE gene encoding anthranilate synthase component I: MKKILPADTLTPILAYMRVQGDHKVILESIPREKENARFSIVAYNPVFEVTYQDGILYENGKVLEQDPFDYLHQVTVKGLTSDLPFAGGAIGFAGYDMIGVYEEIGRIPQDTIGTPDMHFFIYESYLIFDHKKEKVYVVEDNIYSGRSNDAVRQSLGKVVTDLQTQAPNEFTPQALQALHFSNHIEKEVFMEMVAKAKKLIREGDMFQCVLSQRFSADFEGDPLDYYRNLRVTNPSNYLYFYDFGDYQIIGASPESLVSVKKGEVTTNPIAGTRPRGATEEEDQALAHELLHDVKETAEHRMLVDLGRNDIGKIVQNGTVEVTKYMEVEYFRYVMHLTSVIKGQLLPHLTALDALKATLPAGTVSGAPKIRAMRRIYELEEEKRGVYAGAIGYLSATGDMDFAIAIRTMILKNQKAYVQAGAGIVYDSVPENEFYETINKAKSMTRIGDVQ, translated from the coding sequence ATGAAAAAAATTTTACCAGCTGATACCTTAACCCCCATTCTAGCCTACATGCGTGTCCAAGGTGACCATAAGGTCATCCTTGAGTCAATCCCGCGTGAAAAGGAGAATGCCCGCTTTTCTATCGTGGCCTATAATCCAGTATTTGAGGTGACCTATCAGGATGGCATCCTTTATGAGAATGGCAAGGTACTGGAGCAAGATCCTTTTGACTACCTCCACCAGGTAACAGTAAAGGGGCTGACATCTGATCTTCCTTTTGCCGGAGGGGCTATCGGCTTTGCGGGCTATGATATGATCGGAGTCTATGAGGAGATTGGAAGGATTCCTCAGGATACCATCGGGACACCAGACATGCATTTCTTCATCTACGAATCCTATTTGATCTTTGACCACAAGAAGGAAAAAGTATATGTGGTGGAGGACAATATCTACTCTGGTCGGAGCAATGATGCAGTCCGCCAATCACTGGGGAAAGTGGTGACTGATCTACAAACTCAAGCACCAAATGAGTTCACCCCTCAGGCCTTGCAGGCCCTGCACTTCAGCAACCACATCGAAAAAGAAGTCTTTATGGAGATGGTGGCCAAGGCCAAGAAACTGATCCGAGAAGGTGATATGTTCCAGTGTGTCCTCAGTCAACGCTTCTCAGCAGACTTCGAAGGAGATCCCTTGGATTATTACCGAAATTTACGCGTGACCAACCCATCAAACTATCTCTATTTCTACGACTTTGGGGACTACCAAATCATTGGGGCCAGTCCGGAAAGCTTGGTATCGGTGAAAAAAGGAGAGGTGACCACCAATCCGATAGCTGGAACCCGTCCTCGTGGGGCGACGGAGGAAGAGGACCAAGCCTTGGCTCATGAACTCCTTCACGATGTCAAGGAAACAGCTGAGCACCGCATGTTAGTGGACCTGGGGCGCAATGATATCGGGAAAATCGTCCAAAACGGGACGGTCGAAGTGACCAAGTATATGGAAGTGGAGTACTTCCGTTATGTCATGCATCTGACCAGTGTGATCAAGGGGCAACTCCTGCCTCACCTAACAGCCTTAGATGCTTTGAAAGCTACCCTACCAGCGGGAACAGTCTCTGGAGCTCCTAAGATTCGGGCCATGCGTCGGATCTATGAGTTGGAAGAGGAAAAACGTGGGGTCTATGCGGGAGCTATTGGTTACCTCTCTGCGACAGGAGATATGGACTTTGCCATTGCTATCCGGACCATGATCCTCAAAAATCAAAAGGCCTACGTCCAAGCAGGAGCAGGGATTGTCTACGACAGTGTTCCGGAGAATGAATTTTACGAAACGATTAACAAGGCAAAATCAATGACAAGAATAGGAGATGTTCAATGA
- a CDS encoding M42 family metallopeptidase: protein MNQTVEYLKELTALASPTGFTEEVATYLVKTLTDMGYSPVRTAKGGVTVVLKGENDEQHRYITAHVDTLGAIVRAVKPDGRLKLDRIGGFPWNMIEGENCTVHVANTGKTHSGTILVHQTSCHVYKDAGTVERTQDNMEVRLDEKVTSEKETRDLGIEVGDFISFDARTIVTDTGFIKSRHLDDKVSAAILLNLLRVYKEEGVTLPVTTHFAFSVFEEVGHGANSSIPAQAVEYLAVDMGAMGDDQQTDEYTVSICVKDASGPYHYGFRQHLVALAKEQNIPYKLDIYPFYGSDASAAMSAGAEVKHGLLGAGIESSHSYERTHVDSVVATERMVDAYLKSDLVK from the coding sequence ATGAATCAAACAGTTGAATATCTAAAAGAACTCACAGCCCTCGCATCACCGACAGGCTTTACAGAAGAAGTGGCTACCTATCTAGTCAAGACTTTGACAGACATGGGCTACAGCCCTGTTCGGACAGCTAAGGGAGGCGTAACCGTTGTCCTCAAGGGTGAGAATGACGAGCAACACCGCTACATCACAGCCCATGTGGATACCTTGGGAGCGATTGTCCGTGCTGTGAAACCAGATGGTCGTCTCAAGCTGGATCGCATCGGTGGCTTCCCTTGGAACATGATCGAAGGGGAAAACTGTACCGTCCATGTGGCCAATACAGGAAAGACACATTCGGGTACTATTCTTGTCCACCAAACCTCTTGCCACGTCTACAAGGATGCGGGAACTGTGGAGCGGACTCAGGACAATATGGAAGTGCGCTTGGATGAAAAAGTGACCTCTGAAAAAGAAACCCGTGACTTGGGGATTGAAGTCGGAGACTTTATCAGCTTTGATGCTCGGACCATCGTCACAGATACAGGCTTTATCAAGTCTCGTCACTTGGATGACAAGGTCAGCGCTGCCATCTTGCTTAATCTCCTTCGCGTCTACAAGGAAGAAGGCGTGACCCTACCAGTGACGACTCACTTTGCCTTTTCTGTCTTTGAAGAAGTGGGACATGGGGCTAACTCTAGCATCCCAGCTCAAGCGGTTGAATACTTAGCAGTGGACATGGGGGCGATGGGAGATGACCAGCAGACAGACGAGTACACAGTTTCTATCTGTGTCAAAGATGCTTCTGGTCCATACCACTATGGTTTCCGCCAGCACTTGGTGGCCTTGGCCAAGGAGCAAAACATCCCTTACAAACTGGACATCTATCCTTTCTATGGCTCGGATGCCTCTGCAGCCATGAGCGCAGGTGCAGAAGTCAAGCATGGTCTTCTCGGAGCAGGGATCGAGTCTAGCCACTCCTATGAGCGGACCCATGTAGATTCTGTGGTGGCGACAGAGCGTATGGTCGATGCCTATCTCAAGAGTGACTTGGTGAAATAA
- a CDS encoding aminodeoxychorismate/anthranilate synthase component II, translating to MILLVDNYDSFTYNLAQYLGTFTEVEVLRNDDERLYEQAEVADALVFSPGPGWPADAGQMEAMIKDFAGKKPMLGICLGHQALAETFGGKLRLAKNVMHGKQSQITFETPSPIFEDIDNEVPIMRYHSIVVDQMPEEFEVTAITTDDQEIMAIQHKSLPIYGLQYHPESIGSPDGLKMIENFVKLVLD from the coding sequence ATGATTTTATTAGTGGATAATTACGATTCCTTCACCTATAATTTGGCCCAATACTTGGGAACTTTTACAGAGGTTGAGGTCTTGCGAAATGATGATGAGCGCTTGTATGAGCAGGCGGAAGTAGCAGATGCCCTCGTCTTCTCTCCAGGTCCAGGCTGGCCAGCAGATGCTGGTCAAATGGAAGCCATGATCAAGGACTTTGCAGGTAAGAAACCTATGTTGGGGATTTGCTTAGGTCACCAAGCCCTGGCGGAGACCTTTGGTGGCAAGTTGCGCCTGGCTAAGAATGTCATGCATGGCAAACAAAGCCAGATTACCTTTGAAACACCTTCACCAATTTTTGAGGATATTGACAATGAAGTACCCATCATGCGTTACCATTCGATCGTCGTTGATCAAATGCCAGAAGAATTTGAGGTCACGGCCATTACTACGGACGACCAAGAAATCATGGCCATTCAACACAAGAGTCTGCCCATCTATGGCCTTCAATACCATCCTGAGAGTATCGGTAGTCCAGATGGCCTAAAAATGATCGAAAATTTTGTGAAGCTAGTCCTAGACTAG